A window of the Polaribacter sp. HaHaR_3_91 genome harbors these coding sequences:
- the bcp gene encoding thioredoxin-dependent thiol peroxidase, whose protein sequence is MTSLKIGDNAPQFEAKDNAGNIIKLSDYTGKKLVLFFYPKASTPGCTNEACDLRDNYQSFLAKGYDVLGVSADSEKRQQNFINKNELPFPLLADEDKAVIEAFNVWGPKKFMGKEYDGIHRTTFVIDEKGVIEDIILKVKTKAHAAQILD, encoded by the coding sequence ATGACATCACTAAAAATAGGAGATAACGCTCCGCAGTTTGAAGCAAAAGACAACGCAGGAAATATCATTAAACTTTCTGACTATACAGGTAAAAAATTAGTTTTATTCTTTTACCCAAAAGCAAGCACTCCAGGTTGTACTAACGAAGCTTGTGATTTACGCGACAACTATCAATCTTTTTTAGCAAAAGGATATGATGTTTTAGGTGTAAGTGCAGATTCTGAAAAAAGACAACAAAATTTTATCAATAAAAATGAATTGCCTTTTCCGCTTTTAGCAGATGAAGACAAAGCTGTAATTGAAGCTTTTAATGTTTGGGGACCAAAGAAGTTTATGGGGAAAGAATATGATGGAATTCACAGAACTACTTTTGTAATTGATGAAAAAGGAGTGATTGAAGATATTATCTTAAAAGTAAAAACAAAGGCACATGCTGCTCAGATTTTAGATTAA
- a CDS encoding SDR family oxidoreductase — MENILVAGANGTTGKKIVNLLQKSQYFNPIAMVRKESQKKQFEDENVTTVLADLEKDVSFTTENIDKIIFAAGSGGKKVVAVDQEGAKKLIDAGKHTKVRKFVMLSSMGADNPESSDKLKDYLKAKQNADVYLRESKLPYSIVRPGALNNEKGKGKIELSSKLNKHGEISRDDVAQTLVHALYDTAAVNNTFEIIAGETLIGEAIPSS; from the coding sequence ATGGAAAATATATTAGTAGCAGGTGCCAATGGTACCACAGGAAAAAAAATAGTAAACTTATTACAAAAATCACAATATTTTAATCCAATTGCTATGGTTCGTAAAGAGAGTCAGAAAAAGCAATTTGAAGATGAAAATGTAACCACTGTTTTAGCAGATTTAGAAAAGGACGTTTCATTTACAACAGAAAATATTGATAAAATTATTTTCGCTGCCGGTTCTGGTGGCAAAAAAGTAGTAGCAGTAGATCAAGAAGGTGCTAAAAAATTAATAGACGCTGGTAAGCATACAAAAGTTAGAAAGTTTGTAATGTTAAGTTCTATGGGGGCAGATAATCCAGAAAGTTCAGACAAACTTAAAGATTATTTAAAGGCAAAACAAAATGCAGATGTTTATTTAAGAGAAAGTAAATTACCTTATTCTATTGTGAGACCTGGAGCATTAAATAATGAAAAAGGGAAAGGTAAAATAGAGTTGAGTAGTAAATTAAACAAACATGGAGAAATTAGTAGAGATGATGTTGCACAAACTTTAGTACATGCTTTATATGACACTGCAGCTGTTAATAATACTTTTGAAATAATAGCAGGAGAAACGTTAATAGGTGAAGCAATACCTAGTTCATAA
- the nth gene encoding endonuclease III has product MTKKEKVQFVIDTLQEKYPEIPVPLDHKDPYTLLIAVLLSAQCTDVRVNKITPLLFAKADNPFDMVKMTVEEIKEIIRPCGLSPMKSKGIYGLSKILIEKYDGEVPQTFEGLEELPAVGHKTAGVVLSQAFGIPAFPVDTHILRLMYRWNLSNGKSVAQTEKDAKRLFPKEIWNDLHLQIIWYGREYSPARGWDLDKDIITSTVGRKSVLDEYHKKNNTP; this is encoded by the coding sequence ATGACAAAAAAAGAAAAAGTACAATTTGTAATTGACACACTTCAAGAAAAATATCCTGAAATACCAGTTCCTTTAGACCATAAAGATCCTTATACGTTATTAATTGCTGTTTTATTGTCTGCGCAATGCACAGATGTTAGAGTAAATAAAATAACACCTTTATTGTTCGCTAAAGCGGATAATCCTTTTGATATGGTAAAAATGACCGTAGAAGAAATTAAGGAAATTATTCGTCCTTGTGGTTTATCACCAATGAAAAGCAAAGGAATTTACGGATTGTCTAAAATTTTAATTGAAAAATATGATGGAGAAGTTCCGCAAACTTTCGAAGGTTTAGAAGAATTACCTGCGGTTGGTCATAAAACGGCTGGAGTTGTATTGAGTCAAGCTTTTGGTATACCTGCTTTTCCCGTTGATACTCATATCTTAAGATTAATGTATCGCTGGAACTTAAGCAACGGTAAAAGTGTTGCACAAACAGAAAAGGATGCAAAACGATTGTTTCCAAAAGAAATTTGGAACGATTTACATTTACAAATTATTTGGTACGGAAGAGAATATTCTCCTGCTCGTGGTTGGGATTTAGATAAAGATATTATTACAAGTACAGTTGGTAGAAAATCTGTTTTAGACGAATATCATAAAAAAAATAATACACCTTAA
- a CDS encoding response regulator transcription factor, producing the protein MTKTPIRIVIADDNRFFCDALKDSLNVHSELNVTNTFITLKELIVFTNYQNLDVLILDVNFNGTCSLDFIDEIKKVNNHFKIIALTTMNNNFIKEKAINKGVDVFVGKDEDLQNFKKVILNCFVHQSIKKGKTSSKINIDNYTFTKRKLEILQALFVHSDKNEKELSAILHITESSLKSHKRELFEITNTKSTPELIKFGIQKSLIIA; encoded by the coding sequence ATGACTAAAACCCCAATAAGAATAGTTATTGCAGACGATAATCGTTTTTTTTGTGATGCTTTAAAAGACAGCTTAAATGTTCATTCGGAATTAAATGTGACCAATACTTTTATCACACTAAAAGAACTAATTGTATTTACAAATTATCAAAACTTAGATGTTTTAATCTTAGATGTAAATTTTAATGGAACATGTTCTTTAGATTTTATTGATGAAATAAAAAAAGTAAATAATCATTTTAAAATCATTGCATTAACCACCATGAATAATAATTTCATCAAAGAAAAAGCGATAAATAAAGGGGTAGATGTTTTTGTAGGAAAAGATGAAGACTTACAAAATTTTAAAAAGGTAATTCTAAATTGTTTCGTTCATCAATCTATAAAAAAAGGTAAAACCTCCTCAAAAATAAATATTGATAATTACACGTTTACAAAACGAAAGTTAGAAATATTACAGGCATTATTTGTGCATTCTGATAAAAATGAAAAAGAACTTTCTGCAATATTACATATTACAGAAAGTTCTTTAAAATCTCATAAAAGAGAGCTATTTGAAATTACGAATACAAAAAGTACTCCTGAACTCATAAAATTCGGAATTCAGAAATCGTTAATCATTGCTTAA
- a CDS encoding ATP-binding protein: MKIKLIFLLLLLTLNSFSQEESSSIYHSISFFKQPSKNAVSISEIIKNYELGNFEKEEHPKIYKHLGGNTLWNHFSLLPATSTKTAYKYFTIANPYLPYGKIYLKKENQIDTLYKVSNNKEFPHKNIFYRYPVWKIPVDNNIKTDVFLEVKNKDTRTRMSFFLETENQFLKRVETEYFYFGMFIAFLISMAFILVFFAILKKEYTVLFYPLYIFTVLIEFLAGKGIGVQYFWSGSEFAINNIRSISQTIGVACIGFFYLKFYKLNKSQVIPKLLFKIGAYIALTLLLFYIYKFLFGGLIVLYLYVWTILKVIAFIWVLNHLYLTITKQLPIYLVIAFILPILAIISGQIINPSVHNSLYIKFSGSTIYYITLVIEILLFTRFIFGSVIETQFKYFKLKKVSNELKYNFQNKTLAFQHTERNNLVNNVHDTFGGYLEALKLRLLQKDEKTPEKVEEILDAFYKDYRYLLNSLYAPKVNADNFIDSLIEFCTKIDHLTKHKISYNFNLKNIELSQDKCVHLYRIISELTTNAIKYSKASEIKITLNQHKNQLVTLKVNDNGIGFDEKIITKKGLGLESVKNRVKQINGTLQINTNKKGSNFEINIPITND, translated from the coding sequence GTGAAAATAAAACTAATCTTCCTCCTACTATTGCTCACTTTAAATTCTTTTTCACAAGAGGAATCTTCTTCAATATATCATTCAATATCCTTTTTTAAACAACCTTCTAAAAATGCTGTTTCCATTTCAGAAATTATAAAAAACTATGAATTAGGTAATTTTGAAAAGGAAGAGCATCCTAAAATTTATAAACATTTAGGAGGAAATACTTTATGGAATCACTTTTCATTATTACCAGCAACTTCAACAAAAACAGCATACAAGTACTTTACAATTGCAAACCCATATTTGCCTTATGGAAAAATTTATTTAAAAAAGGAAAATCAAATCGACACACTTTACAAAGTCTCTAATAACAAAGAATTTCCGCATAAAAATATTTTTTATAGATACCCTGTTTGGAAAATACCAGTAGATAATAATATAAAAACAGATGTTTTTCTGGAGGTTAAAAATAAGGATACTAGAACAAGAATGTCTTTCTTTTTAGAAACAGAAAATCAATTTTTAAAGCGTGTAGAAACAGAATATTTTTATTTCGGAATGTTTATCGCGTTTCTAATTTCGATGGCATTTATACTGGTCTTTTTTGCCATTTTAAAAAAAGAGTACACTGTTTTATTTTATCCATTATATATTTTTACTGTTTTAATAGAATTTCTAGCAGGTAAAGGAATTGGAGTACAATATTTCTGGTCAGGAAGTGAGTTTGCTATCAACAATATTAGAAGTATTAGCCAAACAATAGGAGTAGCTTGTATTGGTTTTTTTTATCTGAAGTTTTATAAATTAAATAAATCTCAAGTAATTCCTAAACTACTTTTTAAGATAGGAGCCTACATTGCCTTAACACTTTTACTATTCTATATCTATAAATTTTTATTTGGCGGATTAATTGTTTTATACCTCTATGTTTGGACAATCTTAAAAGTAATTGCTTTTATTTGGGTACTAAATCACCTCTATTTAACCATTACAAAACAACTACCAATTTATTTAGTTATCGCTTTTATACTGCCAATTTTAGCAATAATAAGTGGTCAAATTATAAACCCAAGTGTCCACAATAGTTTGTATATAAAGTTTAGCGGATCTACAATTTATTATATCACGTTGGTTATAGAAATATTACTATTTACTCGATTTATTTTTGGTTCGGTCATAGAAACTCAATTTAAATATTTTAAACTCAAAAAAGTGAGTAATGAATTAAAATATAATTTTCAAAATAAAACATTAGCCTTTCAACACACAGAAAGAAACAACTTAGTAAATAATGTTCATGATACTTTTGGAGGATATTTAGAAGCTTTAAAACTACGTTTATTACAGAAAGATGAAAAAACACCAGAAAAAGTAGAAGAAATTTTAGATGCTTTTTATAAAGATTATAGATATTTATTAAACAGCTTATACGCACCAAAAGTAAATGCAGATAATTTTATTGATAGTTTAATAGAATTCTGTACTAAAATAGACCATTTAACAAAACACAAAATCAGTTATAATTTCAACCTTAAAAACATCGAATTATCGCAAGATAAATGTGTACACTTATATCGAATAATCTCTGAGCTTACTACAAATGCTATAAAATACTCTAAAGCTTCAGAAATTAAAATAACGCTAAACCAACATAAAAACCAACTAGTTACACTAAAAGTAAATGATAATGGAATTGGTTTTGATGAAAAAATAATAACCAAGAAAGGTTTGGGTTTAGAAAGTGTAAAAAACAGAGTAAAACAAATTAACGGAACTTTACAAATAAACACCAATAAAAAAGGTTCTAATTTCGAAATCAATATCCCCATTACAAATGACTAA
- a CDS encoding helix-turn-helix transcriptional regulator, producing MEVKKLYDYNELKIIGNKYQIKDKEIPINLIEDFLSFYNLNLHDLSTLSKFSENLQEEKRFKKLNKSKFNSLTNKELQIFKLVVQGNTTNKIATQLFIEPTTVSTHRKNIKQKLELESIFDLYKYANAFNVFDKL from the coding sequence ATGGAAGTTAAAAAATTATATGATTATAATGAATTAAAAATTATTGGTAATAAATATCAAATTAAAGATAAAGAAATACCAATAAACCTTATAGAAGATTTTCTTAGTTTTTATAATTTAAATTTACACGATTTGTCTACGCTTAGTAAGTTTTCTGAAAATTTACAAGAAGAAAAGCGTTTTAAAAAATTGAATAAATCTAAATTTAATTCATTAACAAACAAAGAACTTCAAATTTTTAAATTGGTTGTTCAAGGAAATACAACAAATAAGATTGCAACACAGCTTTTCATAGAGCCGACAACTGTTAGTACGCATAGAAAAAATATAAAACAAAAATTGGAGTTAGAATCCATTTTTGATTTGTATAAATATGCAAATGCATTTAATGTCTTTGATAAATTATAA